From Pseudoramibacter sp.:
ATGTAGGTGAAGTTGTACCACAGCGACCATGTCCACGCGTTAAAGTTCTTCGGCACATAGGCTCTGAAAAAAATCACCCCCGAGGCCACAGCACAGACGTAGCGGCCGAAAATCCCAAGGAGATAGCCTTTGAGCAGGCCCTTTTTCTGATTCCGGAACACCCCGCCGATGCCCAGGGCGCCGAAGGCCAGAATATAGTCGATTAAGAGCTGGGCCGGATGAATGACGTAGGGGTCGAACATCAGGTTCATGAGCCCAAGGCAGACGCCGGCCAATACCCCCCGCTTCACGCCGAAGAGGTAAGCACACAGCGCGATGGGCAGCATGGAAAACGCCGTGACCGAGCCGCCCTGGGGCAGCTTGAACAGCCGGATCTGGGCCAGCACGAAGGACAGCGCGATGCACAGCGCCGAGACCACCATGGCCCGGGTGTCAAAGCGCTGAGCCTGGACGCTCTGGGCTTCAGTTTCACGCTTTTTCCCGGCAAAGGCCAGCACGACGAGGAGCGCCGCAACGATGACGGCCGTGATCACACGTCCGCCGGCCGATTCAAAAAAATGTTGTAAGGACATAAAAAAACCTCCTTTAATTTCAGGAGGCGCTTCAGCAAACCGCTGCCTGCGCCGGCATTGTCCGGATCAGGTCATGAGGGTCAGGCATCACGCCTTTCTCAGCAAAAGCTCCCCTGTGTCTGTCTACAAGCTTATCTTTTTATCTTTTATTTGTCAAATGATGCGCGGCTTTCCTGCCGATTAAAGCAGTTTTTTTCGATCCACTCCCCGAGATCTTCAAACACCTGCGACCGGCCGGTCTCCTGCAGAAGCTCGTGGCGAAATCCCGGGTACAGCATCATGTTCACATGGTGAAGGCCTAAATCTTCTTTGTAAATCTTATAAATGCGCCGCACCGCTTCACCGTAATCCCCCACCGGATCTTCCGCGCCGCTGACCAGTAAAATCGGCAGGTCTTTCGGAATCTTCGCCATGCGCTTCGGGTCCTGGGTGCGCTCCACGAGATCCCCAATGGTAAAAAAGCCGTTTAAAGTGAACGTGTAATTGCACTTCGGGTCGGCGATGTAGCGCCTATTTTCTTCCGTATTGTGGGACAGCCAATCCTTTTCGGTGATCGGATGTTCAATCCGGTCCAGATAATGGCCGAAAGCGATGCGGTTCATGAGCGGTGAGCGGTAGCGCGCCCCTTTAAAAAACTTGAGCACGCGGCCGATCATCCGGGCACTGTTCACCGTGGCCATGGACTGCATGCCGCAGCCGGACAAAATGACCCCGGCCGCCGTCACCGGATAACTCGCTATGTAATCCCGGAGCAGGTACGAGCCGAAACTGTGGCCGAACAAAATAAGCGGCAGGTGCGGATAAACTTCCCGGATCTTCCGATTCACCAAATGAATATCCGCTTCGAGCACCTGCGCCGAGTCCCCGTCGCCAAAATAGCCGAGATCCTCATTGGAGTTGACCGAACCGCCGTGGCCCAGCTGGTCGTGGCCCGCCACCACCAAGCCTTTTTCCGCGAGATATCGGGCAAAGGCTTCGTACCGGCCGACGTATTCCTGCATGCCGTGGACGAGCTGCACCACCCCCAGAGGCTGCGCCGGCATCCAGGCCGTACATTGAAGGACGGTCTTCCCGTCCGAGGACTTCACCTCAAATCTTTTTTTGTCAATCTGTTGCTGCATAATATTCCTCCCGAATTTGAGTATAAAGGAAAGACGGAAGGATTGCAAACGATAGGCAATAAAAAATCCTCTAATCATCTAAGATGATCAGAGGACAGGCCTTCATCATTAACTGTTTTTTAATAATCCGATGGCGCGGCTCGTTCCGATTCTCGCGCATCCGGCCTTGACAAAGGCCTCTAAATCTTCGACGCTACTGATGCCGCCGGCGGCTTTGATTTTAACCTTCGGTCCGATATGTTTTTTAAAGAGCTCCACATCTTCAATCGTTGCGCCTGCGGTTCCAAATCCAGTCGACGTTTTGATAAAGTCGGCCCCGGCTTCGGTGACCAATTCGCAGACTTTGATTTTTTCCGCTTCGTCGAGATAACAGGTTTCGACGATGACTTTCAGGATCTTGCCTTCGGTTACTTTGCGAAGCACCTTGATTTCGTTTAATACATAATCATAATTTCCGGCTTTCATTTCTCCGATATTGATGACCATGTCGATTTCCGATGCGCCGTCCGCGATGGCCTGAATCGCTTCTGCAGCTTTAACTTCCGGTGTGTTGTAGCCATTTGGAAAACCAATGACAGTGCAGACATTCAGTTCCGGGTAATGCTGTTTTGCCGGTTTCACATAGCACGGCGGAATGCAGACCGACGCCGTGTGGTATTTCAAGGCGTCTTCACAAATCGGGACCATATCTTCCCAGGTTGAAAAAGGTTTGAGTAAGGTGTGATCGCACCTGCTTAAAATTTCTTGTTTGTCCATTGATTCTGCTCCTAAATTATTCTTCTTCGTCGTTCATCATATCTTTCAAATGGCTGTACAATTCTGTGTACCGTTTGAAGAGCGCTTCATAAGCCGGATAGTTATCAGGATTCGGTTCAACCGTATAGGCCATTTTTACCATGCCTTCCGTCGCTTCGTCAAAAGAGGCATAGGTTTGGGTTCCGACTGCTGCCACAATGCAGCATCCTAAGCCGCCTGCGCTGGGATCAACGGTCACAATAATCGGTTTGCCCGTTGCATCCGCGATAATCTGCATCCAGTTTTTGTCTTTGGTCACACCGCCGCAGCCGACGATCATATCGATAGGCACACCTTGCTTTTCAAAGTTATCGATAATATTTTTGGTGCCCATCGCGACAGATTCAATCAGCGCGCGGTAAATATCCGCCTTGGTGTGGCTCAGCGTCAGCCCGTAAATAACGCCTTTGGCATTCGGGTCTTTATAAGGCGTTCTGTTGCCTTGGAAAAAGTCCAGTGCAACCAGGCCATTGGCGCCGGGCTTCGTCGATTTTAACATTTCGGCAATCGCTTCATAGGGGCGGTCCATCTTGTCGAATCCCCATTGTTTCATATACCATTTGACGATTGACCCCGCTGAAATCTGCCCACCTTCAAGAATATTGAGCCCCGGCACCACAGGATTGAGATAAGGTCCCCAGATGCCTTCGAGTTCTTTTTCTTCTTTGGAGAAGCAGAGCTGAACAAAGCTGGTGCCCATGATCATGGCCAGCCGTCCCGGTTTTGACACCCCGAGTCCCAGCATGCCGATATGGGCGTCGATGCCGCCTTCGATGACCTGCATTTCCGGATTGAGATCGTATTTTTCCGCAAATTCATGATCGATCTTGCCAAGGGGTTCGCCCACTTGTTTGACATCGGTCACCAAAATATCTTCATAATCCTCTAATCCGATTTGTTCAAAGAAATCTTTCTGCCATCCGCCATGACCGTCAATATAGTTCCATTTACAGGCCGCCTGGCAGATAGAAGTCGCCAATTTTCCGCCGGTGAGTTTGTAATTAAACCAGTCCAGCTGTTCAATAATCTTGTACGCTTTTTGATAAACATCAGACTGATTTCTCTTGATCCACAGAACCTTCGGAATCATCCATTCGACCGATTCGGCGCCGCCGCAGTATTTCAAACAGGGATGATGCGTCGCATTGCAGATTTCCATTTCTTTGATGGCCCGGGTATCCATCCACATGATGGCATCCTGGAGCGCATTGCCGTGATCATCAATCGGCACAACCGTCGACGATGTGGAGCAGACAGAGATGCCGACGATGCTGTACCGCACCCCCATCGACAATTGATCGGTCACTTCTTTTACGGCTTCATTGAAACAGCGCCACCAATCATCAGGCTTCTGTTCTGCCCTTCCCGGTTTCGGGAAATACGTCTGATACGGCTTTTCACTGGCAACCAGAATATTGCCGCTGATATCTGTGACCACAACACGCACACTCTGCGTTCCGGTATCAACGCCCATAAAATATTTCGCTTCAATCATAATAAGACCCCCTTATCTTGTTACGATCAAGCTTCTTTCCAGGGAAAGATCATGATCTTGTTAAAGAAATAATGGCCTGCATCTATTTTCTTAAAGATATCCGGCACTTCATCCAGAGTAATGCGGTGGCTGATGATGTCTTTGGCTGTCATGCCCTTGGTGTACATTTTGAGAGATTCCGTCCAGTCTTCTCCCGGGAACGGTGCTGTAAAGGAGTTCCAGGAACCCGCCAGTTCGATCTGGCCGCGCATTAACGTATCCACGGTTTCGGCTTTAAGATCCAACCCTTTGTGAGAAATACCGAGGAAAACGACACGCCCCATTTTTGCTGCCATCATGATCGCCTGCTGCTGCGCGATGGGAGAACCCGAGAAATCGACAACCACGTTGGCACCTTCTCCGTCAGTTGCGGCCTTCACCGCTTCAATGGGATCGTCATTAAGCGAGTTTACGACAACATCAGCGCCGACGGTTTTGGCAATTTCAAGTTTTTTATCCCAAACGTCGACGGCTATGATTTTCTTGGCGCCTTTCATGTGCGCAATCTGGACGGCGAATAAACCGATCGGGCCTGTCCCGACGACTGCGACGGTATCGCCTTCTTTAAAGTGTCCGCGGTTGATCAGCCCGTGCCAGGCATTGGCGCAGGGATCCAAAGTTGCGGCGTCTTCGTAGGACACGCCGTCTGGCACTTTCATCAAATTCGTTTTCTTCACTGAAACGTATTGGGCAAAGGCGCCATCCCGTCTGGAGCCGTAATAATCGTAGTCTTCACACAAAGAGTAAATGCCCTTTTGGCACCATTCGCAGTGTCCGCAGGGAATCAACGGCGGAACCACAACCCGGTCGCCCGGCTGATAGCCTTCGACTTCACTGCCGACGGCTTCAATTTCGCCTGAAAATTCATGACCGCAGATAATCGGCGAGACATGAGCGCCGTATGTCAAAATTCTTGGAATATCCGAGCCGCACACCCCGCAGGCCTGGACTTTGACCATGACTTCATCAGCTTGCATTTCCGGTTTTTTAACATCTTCGACACGTAAATCTTTTGGCTGATACATTCGTACTGCTTTCATCATAACTTCCCCCTAAAATAAAGTTAATTTTTTACGATATATATCTTATTTTCGTAAATATTATACAACCCCAATTTTACTATGTCAATATCTTTACGGTAAATTATTTACTATCGTTTAAAATTTTCTTTATTAGCATATTTTTTATGCTATAATATTAATATAAAGGAGGTATCCTTCCATGGACGAGATCTTGACGAATATCCGCACAAAATACAATACGCTTTCAAAAACGCAAAAAGTCATTGCGGATTTTATATTAAAAAATGCCAGCCGTATTCCGATGCTTTCCATTACAGAATTGGCCAAGGCCTGTGATACCAGCGAAACAACGGTCATGCGGTTTTTAAAGAAATTAAATTATCACTCTTACCAGGTTTTCCGGGTGAAAATCGCCCAGGCCACAACTGAAGAGCCCAGCACTTCCATCAATGACGACTTAGATCCCAACGATGATCTCGATACCATTAAACACAAGATCATCGGACACACCCTCACCGCCATTAATGATATCAATGCGGTGATCCCATCATCTATACTCAAAAAAGCTATCGATCTTATCCGTTCTTCAAAACGGATCATGATTTACGGCGTCGGCGCATCCGGGGCAATCGCAATGGATGCTTACCACAAATTTGCCGGCATCGGCCTGGACGTGCGCTACTATCCGGACCCGCACCTTATGAACATCACCTGCACTCAGGCCAACGCAAATGATTTGATGCTCGCCATATCCCACACCGGAGAAAGCATTGAAGTCAACCATGCAGTTCAGACTGCAAAGGAAAACGGCGCAAAGATTTTAAGTCTGACCAGCTTTGCCAACTCAACTTTGGCCAAATTATCAGATTTGTATCTGCTCAGCTCCACCAATGACAGCAAATACCATTCCGAAGCCATGGCATCCAGAATCGTTCAGCTCACCATTGTCGACATCCTCTACACCGCAACCTTTATGCAGGATGAAAAACATTATTACAAAGCTCTGAACGCTTCCCGCGTCGCCGTTTCCCGCAACAAGACTTGATTTTTCAGCACGTAAAAAAGCCAGACAACTGAAGCGCTCAGTTATCTGGCTTTTTGATTGGCTTTTTACTTAATCCCCGCTTCTCTGAGGGCGTTCATGATTTCTTCAAAGGTGTCGGTGTGCCAGGCGGCCCGGCCGATGAAGAGCCCGTTCACGTCTTCGCATTTCGCGTAGGCGACGGCGTTAGTGATGTTCACGGATCCGCCGAAGAGCAGCGGCACGTCCTTGCCCTTTTCGCCGTAGAGATCGACGAGGACGCCCCGCATGATCTTGTGGAGGCCGTCGACGACTTCCGGTTCTGCGGGAATGCCCTGAACGCCGATGGCCCAGTAGGGTTCATAAGCGATCCACACCCGGTCAAGATCTTTTTCTTCGACCCCGTGGAGGGCGATCTTGATCTGTTTGGCCAGGACTTCGGCGGAGACGCCGAATTCCTTTTCCTGCATGTAATCCCCGACGCAGATCAGCGTCGTGAAGCCGTGCTTTAAGCCCGCGAGGACTTTTTTATTGACCGTGTAGTCCGTTTCGTTGTAGTACTGGCGGCGTTCGCTGTGGCCGATTTCCAGCAGATCCAGGCCGATTTCTTTGAGCATCACCGGCGAAATTTCTCCGGTGAACTGGCCCGCATCTTCGTAATGTACGTTCTGGGCGCCCAGCATCAGCGTGGAATGCTTTTCGTCGATGAGTTCCCGCTGTTTCCAAAGCTGCACGTAGGGCGGACAGATGAAGAACTGATATTCCGGAAATTTTGGAATAATGTCCGTGAGACCGTCCGTGTACGCCAGACCTTCTTTGGTCGTCTTGTTCATTTTCCAGTTGGTGCCCAACAAAAATTTACCCATATTACCCACCTCATTTTCTCAGTATTTGTTATTAAGTATACCTAATTTTGGGCCTTTATTGTTAAATTTTATACACTTTTACATTATTTCAGCTTCAAAATT
This genomic window contains:
- the thiT gene encoding energy-coupled thiamine transporter ThiT, which encodes MSLQHFFESAGGRVITAVIVAALLVVLAFAGKKRETEAQSVQAQRFDTRAMVVSALCIALSFVLAQIRLFKLPQGGSVTAFSMLPIALCAYLFGVKRGVLAGVCLGLMNLMFDPYVIHPAQLLIDYILAFGALGIGGVFRNQKKGLLKGYLLGIFGRYVCAVASGVIFFRAYVPKNFNAWTWSLWYNFTYIAAEGVMTVIVLCIPAVSRTFERMRAKTDAGRA
- a CDS encoding alpha/beta fold hydrolase; amino-acid sequence: MQQQIDKKRFEVKSSDGKTVLQCTAWMPAQPLGVVQLVHGMQEYVGRYEAFARYLAEKGLVVAGHDQLGHGGSVNSNEDLGYFGDGDSAQVLEADIHLVNRKIREVYPHLPLILFGHSFGSYLLRDYIASYPVTAAGVILSGCGMQSMATVNSARMIGRVLKFFKGARYRSPLMNRIAFGHYLDRIEHPITEKDWLSHNTEENRRYIADPKCNYTFTLNGFFTIGDLVERTQDPKRMAKIPKDLPILLVSGAEDPVGDYGEAVRRIYKIYKEDLGLHHVNMMLYPGFRHELLQETGRSQVFEDLGEWIEKNCFNRQESRASFDK
- the deoC gene encoding deoxyribose-phosphate aldolase, with protein sequence MDKQEILSRCDHTLLKPFSTWEDMVPICEDALKYHTASVCIPPCYVKPAKQHYPELNVCTVIGFPNGYNTPEVKAAEAIQAIADGASEIDMVINIGEMKAGNYDYVLNEIKVLRKVTEGKILKVIVETCYLDEAEKIKVCELVTEAGADFIKTSTGFGTAGATIEDVELFKKHIGPKVKIKAAGGISSVEDLEAFVKAGCARIGTSRAIGLLKNS
- a CDS encoding FGGY-family carbohydrate kinase; amino-acid sequence: MIEAKYFMGVDTGTQSVRVVVTDISGNILVASEKPYQTYFPKPGRAEQKPDDWWRCFNEAVKEVTDQLSMGVRYSIVGISVCSTSSTVVPIDDHGNALQDAIMWMDTRAIKEMEICNATHHPCLKYCGGAESVEWMIPKVLWIKRNQSDVYQKAYKIIEQLDWFNYKLTGGKLATSICQAACKWNYIDGHGGWQKDFFEQIGLEDYEDILVTDVKQVGEPLGKIDHEFAEKYDLNPEMQVIEGGIDAHIGMLGLGVSKPGRLAMIMGTSFVQLCFSKEEKELEGIWGPYLNPVVPGLNILEGGQISAGSIVKWYMKQWGFDKMDRPYEAIAEMLKSTKPGANGLVALDFFQGNRTPYKDPNAKGVIYGLTLSHTKADIYRALIESVAMGTKNIIDNFEKQGVPIDMIVGCGGVTKDKNWMQIIADATGKPIIVTVDPSAGGLGCCIVAAVGTQTYASFDEATEGMVKMAYTVEPNPDNYPAYEALFKRYTELYSHLKDMMNDEEE
- a CDS encoding galactitol-1-phosphate 5-dehydrogenase; the protein is MMKAVRMYQPKDLRVEDVKKPEMQADEVMVKVQACGVCGSDIPRILTYGAHVSPIICGHEFSGEIEAVGSEVEGYQPGDRVVVPPLIPCGHCEWCQKGIYSLCEDYDYYGSRRDGAFAQYVSVKKTNLMKVPDGVSYEDAATLDPCANAWHGLINRGHFKEGDTVAVVGTGPIGLFAVQIAHMKGAKKIIAVDVWDKKLEIAKTVGADVVVNSLNDDPIEAVKAATDGEGANVVVDFSGSPIAQQQAIMMAAKMGRVVFLGISHKGLDLKAETVDTLMRGQIELAGSWNSFTAPFPGEDWTESLKMYTKGMTAKDIISHRITLDEVPDIFKKIDAGHYFFNKIMIFPWKEA
- a CDS encoding MurR/RpiR family transcriptional regulator, yielding MDEILTNIRTKYNTLSKTQKVIADFILKNASRIPMLSITELAKACDTSETTVMRFLKKLNYHSYQVFRVKIAQATTEEPSTSINDDLDPNDDLDTIKHKIIGHTLTAINDINAVIPSSILKKAIDLIRSSKRIMIYGVGASGAIAMDAYHKFAGIGLDVRYYPDPHLMNITCTQANANDLMLAISHTGESIEVNHAVQTAKENGAKILSLTSFANSTLAKLSDLYLLSSTNDSKYHSEAMASRIVQLTIVDILYTATFMQDEKHYYKALNASRVAVSRNKT
- a CDS encoding triose-phosphate isomerase, whose protein sequence is MGKFLLGTNWKMNKTTKEGLAYTDGLTDIIPKFPEYQFFICPPYVQLWKQRELIDEKHSTLMLGAQNVHYEDAGQFTGEISPVMLKEIGLDLLEIGHSERRQYYNETDYTVNKKVLAGLKHGFTTLICVGDYMQEKEFGVSAEVLAKQIKIALHGVEEKDLDRVWIAYEPYWAIGVQGIPAEPEVVDGLHKIMRGVLVDLYGEKGKDVPLLFGGSVNITNAVAYAKCEDVNGLFIGRAAWHTDTFEEIMNALREAGIK